A single region of the Etheostoma cragini isolate CJK2018 chromosome 3, CSU_Ecrag_1.0, whole genome shotgun sequence genome encodes:
- the LOC117939316 gene encoding olfactory receptor 4D1-like, whose product MINSTQVSYFILSAYFDTGVFKYLYFLLILSLYVIIVCANVLLIVVICVNRSLHEPMYLFLVSLFVNELYGSTGLFPFLLVQILSDIHTVSAPFCFLQIFCLYSYGGREFWTLAIMSYDRYLAICFPLQYHTHMTSQKIALLIALTWFYPFLIHTLIVFGLTAPLQLCGNIINEVYCDGYNVVKLACSDTTANNIFGLVYLFTVIFGLIILILFSYMRILKVCFSGSRQTRQKALSTCTPHLLSLLNFSFGYFFEIIQSRFNMNYLPTMLRIFLSLYWLTCQPLINPLLYGLKMSKIRIVCRLLLVGGKK is encoded by the coding sequence ATGATCAACTCTACACAGGTTTCATATTTCATACTTTCTGCTTATTTTGACACCggggtgtttaaatacttatattTCCTGCTGATTTTGTCCTTATATGTGATCATAGTGTGTGCCAATGTGCTGCTGATTGTGGTTATCTGTGTGAACAGGAGCTTACATGAACCTATGTACCTTTTTCTGGTCAGcctgtttgtaaatgaactgtatggtagtacagggttgtttccattccttctggttcagatcctctcggacattcacactgtttctgctcccttctgtttcctgcagattttctgtttatactCTTATGGCGGTAGAGAATTTTGGACCTTAGCCATCATGTCTTATGACAGATATCTTGCTATCTGTTTTCCTCTGCAGTATCACACTCATATGACATCTCAAAAGATTGCCCTGCTTATTGCTCTCACATGGTTTTATCCTTTTCTTATCCATACTTTGATAGTGTTTGGTCTGACTGCTCCTTTACAGCTGTGTGGGAACATTATTAACGAAGTGTATTGTGATGGCTACAATGTTGTCAAGCTGGCCTGCTCTGATACAACAGCCAATAACATTTTTGGACTTGTTTACCTGTTTACAGTAATCTTTGGTCTTATAATCTTGATTCTTTTCTCCTACATGAGGatccttaaagtgtgtttttctggttctaGACAGACCAGACAAAAAGCTCTCAGTACCTGCACACCTCACCTTTTGTCCCTGCTCAATTTTTCCTTTGGATATTTCTTTGAAATAATACAGAGCAGGTTTAATATGAACTATTTACCCACTATGTTGcgtatttttctgtcattgtacTGGCTTACATGCCAACCACTCATCAACCCTTTACTGTACGgactgaaaatgtccaaaatacgCATTGTATGTAGACTTCTGCTTGTTGGGGGGAAAAAGTAA
- the LOC117938859 gene encoding olfactory receptor 11A1-like, with protein MKNSTQVSYFTFGAYFDIGLFKYLMFLILMCFYALIICANVLLIVVICVNRSLHEPMYLFLVSLFVNELYGSTGLFPFLLVQILSDIHTVSAPFCFLQIFCVYTYAAVQFHNLAIMSYDRYLAICYPLEYHTRMTSNKVAVLIALTWLLPFVGVCVTISLSVPLQLCGNIINTVYCDNYSIVKLACSETKVNNIYGLFHTCLLVFGPLSLILYTYMRILKVCFSGSKQTRQKAVSTCTPHLASTINFFFGSFFQILQSRFNMSSVPVMLRNVLSLYFLTCQPLFNPLMYGLQMTKIRSLCKSLIFGSNNILGLVNIFTVIFGLIILNLFSYMRILKVCFSGSRQTRQKALSTCTPHLLSLLNFSFGAFFEIIQSRFNMNYLPNMLRIFLSLYWITCQPLINPLLYGLKMSKIRIVCRHLLFGGER; from the exons ATGAAAAACTCTACTCAGGTTTCATATTTCACTTTTGGAGCATACTTTGATATTGGGCTCTTTAAATACTTAATGTTTCTgatcttgatgtgtttttatgctttaattATCTGTGCCAATGTGTTGCTGATTGTGGTTATCTGTGTGAACAGGAGCTTACATGAACCTATGTACCTTTTTCTGGTCAGcctgtttgtaaatgaactgtatggtagtacagggttgtttccattccttctggttcagatcctctctgacattcacactgtttctgctcccttctgtttcctgcagattttctgtgtgtatacttatgcagCTGTACAATTTCATAATTTAGCCATAATGTCTTATGACAGATATCTTGCTATCTGTTATCCTCTGGAGTATCACACACGTATGACATCTAACAAGGTTGCCGTGCTTATTGCTCTGACATGGTTATTACCATTTGTTGGAGTTTGTGTCACAATATCTTTAAGTGTTCCTTTACAGCTGTGTGGGAACATCATCAACACAGTTTACTGTGATAACTATTCTATTGTCAAACTGGCCTGCTCTgaaactaaagtcaataacattTATGGACTCTTTCACACTTGTCTTTTAGTCTTTGGTCCTCTCAGTTTAATCCTCTATACCTACATGAGGatccttaaagtgtgtttttctggttctaAGCAGACGAGACAGAAAGCTGTTAGTACCTGCACACCTCACCTGGCTTCCACAATCAACTTTTTCTTTGGttctttctttcaaatattACAGAGCAGGTTTAATATGAGCAGTGTACCCGTGATGTTGCGAAATGTTTTATCATTATATTTCCTGACCTGCCAACCGCTCTTTAACCCTTTAATGTATGGACTGCAAATGACTAAAATACGTAGCTTATGTAAAAGTCTTATCTTTGGTT CCAATAACATTTTGGGACttgttaatatatttactgtaatctTTGGTCTTATAATCTTAAATCTTTTCTCTTACATGAGGatccttaaagtgtgtttttctggttctaGACAGACCAGACAGAAAGCTCTCAGTACCTGCACACCTCACCTTTTGTCCCTGCTCAATTTTTCCTTTGGAGCTTTCTTTGAAATAATACAGAGCAGGTTTAATATGAACTATTTACCCAATATGTTGcgtatttttctgtcattgtacTGGATTACATGCCAACCACTCATCAACCCTTTACTGTACGgactgaaaatgtccaaaatacgCATTGTATGTAGACATCTGCTCTTTGGGGGCGAAAGGTAA